In Thermoplasmata archaeon, one DNA window encodes the following:
- a CDS encoding roadblock/LC7 domain-containing protein, with amino-acid sequence MPPTALRLAKTAEPPAEGPAEKLQALLSAFQSRVDGVRGVAIADKSGLPVSSSFATRANVLTVTAMATMAIQSSQRVYQNLALEGPNEVVMVGPDSTVFVSNVASAQLSVIVVLEGFANLGLVRIEVERLSRELSEILGI; translated from the coding sequence ATGCCTCCCACCGCACTGCGACTCGCCAAGACCGCGGAGCCTCCCGCGGAAGGTCCGGCGGAGAAGCTCCAGGCCCTCCTCTCGGCCTTCCAGTCCCGCGTGGACGGGGTGCGCGGCGTGGCCATCGCGGACAAGAGCGGCCTGCCCGTGTCCTCGTCCTTCGCCACGCGCGCCAACGTCCTCACGGTGACCGCGATGGCGACCATGGCGATCCAGTCGTCCCAGCGCGTGTACCAGAACCTCGCCCTGGAGGGCCCCAACGAGGTCGTCATGGTCGGGCCCGACTCCACGGTCTTCGTGTCCAACGTCGCGAGCGCCCAGCTCTCCGTGATCGTCGTCCTCGAGGGCTTCGCGAACCTCGGGCTCGTCCGGATCGAGGTGGAGCGCCTGAGCCGCGAGCTGTCCGAGATCCTCGGG